Proteins encoded within one genomic window of Hermetia illucens chromosome 2, iHerIll2.2.curated.20191125, whole genome shotgun sequence:
- the LOC119648413 gene encoding uncharacterized protein LOC119648413 — protein sequence MSDILNVTRKISFDNSISKIEYHSYSPFLSSYNSSDEIRIPIQQQDLCILPSQSFIYIEGALTKTDGTISALAKLTNNSVAFLFDEIRYELNGVEIDRNKNVGITSTLKNYVSLNENESKMLYNAAWSPNESITPSSGYFNFSIPLRKLLGFAEDYKKIIVNAKHELILVRTRSDENAFISSTDNVHIKIFKLQWKVPHVNPDGAEKLSMLKYIESGHPIQISFRNWELYEYPVLPTTTDHVWNVKTTGQLEKPRYVILALQTNRKNLKDKDASKFDHCDLTNIKIHLNSESYPYDDMNIKFSRDRFALLYDMYCNFQQSYYGVQPQPLLSRSEYKESAPIIVIDCSRQNESMKSGSVDIRLDMKTSVDVRALTTAYCLLLHDRVIEYNPLTSSVQKLV from the coding sequence atgagcGATATCCTGAACGTTACACGTAAAATCAgttttgataatagtatatcaaaAATCGAATACCATAGCTACTCTCCATTCTTATCATCATACAACTCCAGTGATGAAATCCGAATACCCATACAACAAcaggatttgtgtattttgcCGAGTCAGAGTTTCATTTACATTGAAGGCGCCTTAACTAAAACAGATGGAACAATATCAGCACTAGCTAAATTGACGAATAATAGCGTAGCTTTCCTATTTGATGAGATAAGATATGAACTGAATGGAGTAGAAATCGATCGAAACAAAAATGTGGGAATAACATCGACGTTAAAAAATTATGTATCACttaatgaaaacgaaagtaaaATGCTTTATAATGCCGCTTGGTCACCGAACGAATCTATCACACCGTCAAGTGGTTACTTCAACTTTTCTATTCCGCTAAGAAAACTTTTGGGATTTGCCGAGGACTACAAGAAAATTATTGTAAACGCTAAACACGAGCTAATTTTGGTTCGCACAAGAAGCgatgaaaatgcatttatttcatcCACTGATAATGTACacatcaaaattttcaaactacAGTGGAAGGTGCCTCATGTTAATCCCGATGGCGCTGAAAAATTGTCAATGTTGAAATATATTGAATCGGGACATCCGATTCAAATAAGCTTTCGAAATTGGGAACTGTACGAATATCCAGTTCTACCCACAACAACAGATCATGTGTGGAATGTGAAAACCACAGGTCAACTCGAAAAACCTCGATATGTTATTTTAGCTTTACAgacaaatcgaaaaaatctCAAAGACAAAGATGCCAGCAAATTTGATCACTGTGatttaacaaatatcaaaatacaTTTAAACTCCGAATCGTATCCTTATGACGatatgaatattaaattttcccgTGATCGATTCGCTCTTCTCTATGATATGTACTGCAATTTTCAACAATCTTATTACGGTGTACAACCTCAGCCACTACTTTCACGAAGCGAATATAAGGAATCTGCACCAATTATAGTAATTGATTGTTCACGTCAAAATGAATCCATGAAATCTGGCTCAGTGGACATAAGGTTAGACATGAAAACATCTGTAGATGTGCGTGCCTTAACAACAGCTTACTGCTTGCTCCTACATGATCGTGTGATAGAGTACAACCCACTCACTTCTTCAGTTCAAAAACTTGTATAA
- the LOC119648414 gene encoding short-chain collagen C4-like: protein MGVDKFGRFSNDTGGGKRGLQGLQGPPGPQGPQGPIGQQGPSGPRGPEGKSGKDGLQGLHGAGFNKTESGDYNIKFKQLKNLGEPVEDADASTKNYVNINIEKLKEYIDRQIQLELDELTKL from the coding sequence atgggtgttgataaatttggtCGATTTTCAAACGATACTGGAGGAGGAAAACGTGGTTTGCAAGGACTTCAAGGACCCCCAGGTCCTCAAGGTCCTCAAGGTCCTATAGGTCAGCAGGGGCCCTCGGGTCCCCGAGGTCCAGAAGGAAAATCTGGTAAGGATGGTCTACAAGGTTTGCATGGTGCGGGATTTAATAAAACGGAAAGCGGTGATTACaacatcaaattcaaacaaCTCAAGAATCTTGGAGAACCCGTTGAGGATGCTGATGCTTCTACAAAGAACTACGTTAATATTAACATTGAGAAACTCAAAGAATATATAGACAGACAAATTCAACTTGAACTCGACGAACTTACAaaactatga